In the genome of Lathyrus oleraceus cultivar Zhongwan6 chromosome 4, CAAS_Psat_ZW6_1.0, whole genome shotgun sequence, the window ACCTACAAATAGCCCAATCTTCAGCAGCGCAGCCCAAGACTAATACATTACATGCATCAATCATCACATTAATATATCATATCACACGTAGCATATCCATGAATGTGGAGCATTACACCATCCAAACTCTAAACAGGCATACATgacatagcataacatgcataCATAGATACATATCATAGGTTGAGACTCAGGACTCATCATGAGAGCCTGGATCCATCCCCAGCTAAGCCTATAATAGATCTCAATCCAAGCTTCTCCCCAAATCTTTTCTCGCTGTACACCCAGTGAGTCGGTCTTAAGAATAATCCCCTAGCAAATATCCTTGGAACTCATTCCCCAAGCAGAAAATACTTAGTAGCACTGTCTCCGGTATGCCCTAATGGTATACAGTTCCTTCACCAGATCCTTACAAGGATTTCTTAGGACTTTCCTCGACACTCACGCTCCTTATGGATCATTTCCTGGAATCCTATTCCCTAGTAGACAATCGTCTTACGTGACACCAGTCTTCCCTAGTAGAGACATCGAGTCTTTTATCTATATCTTTTTTATTCATGTCTTCTTAGAGAACTCCCAGTAGAAGTTCTATTACCATTttcactttggttcttacaccaCTATTCACTAAGGTTCTTAGACCGTTGTCATTCAGTCACTTCGGTTCTTATAACGTTGTCATTCAGTCACTTCGGTTCTTACACCGTTGTCATTCAGTGACTTTGGTTCTTACACTATTTATCAATTcatttgtatgatctcttatACCATTTGTCAATTCAGTTTATAGTTCTTCTACCGCTGTTATTTCTTTCAGTTCTTATACCACTATCACTACTCTCGGGGTTTTATATCAATGATAATTTATTTAGCATTGGTTCTTATTCCGAGGACGATTGAATTCTCAATCCCCAACTATCCCGATACAATTCCCAAGCAGGAATGCTTATTGGGCTTCCCTAATCAGTAACCATCTCCACAGAGACTTTTCAATAAAGGACTTTCCCAGTAAACTCACTCACCATGACACGTCAGAGGAATCTATCCAGTAGTCGGTCATCCTGAATGATCGTTATCAACTATTTAGTGGGTCTTCACCTCTCACATATCCATCTTATTAACCTATCCTACACATGAGACACATTCCATATACCATGTTTGTAAAGGGATTTTACCAAGGAATTTTATCAAAGGAGTTTTATCAAAGGGTTCAATCAAGGGGTTTTCATCAGAGCATTATCCATCAAGGGTTAACCAGGGTTTTACCAAGAAGTTTCAATGAAGTGTTATTATCAAGGGGTTTCATAATGGATTTATCAAATGGTTTCACCGGAATTTTCTATCAAAGGGTTCCACCAGAattttatcaagggattttatcaaaaggGTTCTATCAAGAGATTTTTTCAAAAGGGTTTATCAGGAATGTCATCAAAAGATTCCATCAAGGGGTTCTGCCAAAATTTTACCAAGGGGTTTCATCCATAATGATCGGGGTATCAGTAGAGTACTACCCGATTCCCGTGAAATGATCAGATGATCATGGTAATCGTATACAAGTGTCACCCAGAAGGGTTAAAATGGATCAAAAAGGGTCTCATCAAGAGGTTTCATCAAAGGTTTCATTAAGGGTTTCATTAGGTATTTTATCAGATTTTTATCAGAGGGGTTTCATCAGAGTTTTATCAAAGGGTTCCATCAAGTTTTCACCGTGGTTTTCACCAAAGATTTCTATCAGAAGTTTCATCAAGGGGTTTCACCAGATTTctatcaaggggtttcatcaattttttttatcaagGGTTTCATCTAGGGATTCTATTCGAAGTTTCATTAAAGGGTTCCATCAAGGGGTTATACCAGAattttatcaagggatttcaCTAGAGCTTTTAGCAAAGGGGTTTCATCTAGAGTGATCAGGATATCACTGAAGTCCAATCTGAATCCAGTAACACGATCAGATCATATGAATCATATGCTAGTTTCACCCGGAGGGGTTGAAATTGATCATCGGGGATTAATCAAGGGGTTTCATCAGGGATTTGTCAAAAGAGTCTCATCAGGGTTTTTTCATTAGGGGTTCCATCAGAAGTTGTATCAGAGGTTTCATCAATAGTTTTGTAAGCATTTTATTAAGAGTTTCATCAGGGGATCTACCAGGGTTATCAAAGAGCAACCGAAGGATCGTCCGAATCTCGTCTAATTTCCGCGATTATGGGAGCTGTCTGCAAGAAGATATTATTAGGGATACATCAAAGTGAGATGCCAACAGAGCACAAAGGATTAATCATTCCTTGCTCGGCTCCGGAGTCTATTAACCTCGCAGTCAAAATTAAGGTTCCTCTTTATATGTAACCATCTCCTCCCTAAGAAGATGAAGCCTCGTCATCATCATTATTTCAATTTGAAACTGATTAAATAAGGGGAAACTGTCGTACCCCAAACTTTGACCACTATTTATTTCTTATTATTGACTTATAATCTAGGTCATTGACATGCTCAAGGCCCTTTATAAGGTATCTGGTCAACCCCAATGACCTAAAAAATCAAAGGGGAATCATTTTGGCTTTTTAGTCCCTCTTAGGGATTTGCTTTAATTCAGGGATGTTGATTGAAACGTAATAATTTGGGGATTTATGCTAGGGGGATATTACCATTGGTAACTAGGACATTTTGTCTTAATAAAACACATtagtaaaaaataataattacGAGGATTGTTTATTTTAATAGCAGGGATAGAATATATCATAATAACGTTATTAGTTCAATGGTGATAGATTAATAttagtattttttttatttttttacataTTAATATTAAGATATATTATTGTTATTTAGGAATAAATTAATATTGGGATTAATTAGGgttaaattaatttttttattaatcaaattatcATTAATTGATATATTATCAAATTAGGGTCATAATGAGGTTATTAGCATTATTATTAAGATTATTATTATATACTCGCTAATGttgttttattttgaataaataGAATGGTCTAGTTGGTTTCAAAAGGAGTACAAGGAGTTACAAAGGGAAAAATGAGAAAAGGGTTAAGTTTGTGataatttttggaaaaataaatagggataaatttttagggttttagggatAAAAAATTATGGATAAGGGATATAATACTTGAATttatataattacccttttaatttattttattaaataaattaataattatatttttgtaaataattAAATGGTATAAAATTCTATAACAATTTTTAGGGATAAAAacaagggataaaaacaagggaCAAACATCAGACATAAGGGATATGATGTTTgagattatataattaaacttttAATATATTTGTTAAAATAACTATATATATGATATCACAATGAGTTTAATTTCTTAAATCAAAATAGTTAGATTTTTTTCAATCAGTCAAAAGGGCTTCCCTTATGATTTCACTGTGTGCTTAAAGTTTTACTTAAAAGTTTTATTATTTTAAgtattatattatatatttttttaatcaatAATGGGATAATCATGGGATAAATATCTAAGAAAATTTTAGAGTTTAAGGGATAAAAGTAATTAGGGATATGATATATAATATTTGAGTTTATATAATTAACgttttaatatttttattaaataaatatttggtttattttctgaaataaattaataattatacTTTTGCAAATAATCAATTGGGATAAAAAATCAATTACTTCTTCGTCCCCGATGCGTGAGAACtttcaagggataaaaataatcaatcaaccaacattTTTAAGACGAACTACGAGACTCTGATCCTTGAATAAATTTGAGGGTACGTTGGCATAGAGTTGTGAGACTCTAGCGagtataataataaaaaaaacaatttttagGGCTTCctttattaaaataataaaacttttttataaataaataaataattaaacaattaataaatatCAAGCAAACATCTTTAAGCACACACTAACCCTAGAAGTAATGGAGaatcccattgagtacaatggaagtaaggggtgcctaataccttccccttacttaaccgactcccgaacctagcATCTTACCCTTAGTTCATagattttatcattatttccctgttccttaggaacggATAAAGGATGATGTCGACTCTGTATTTTTCCAACCGCGACACATACTGTAGATTATGGAAGGCTTTTAATGGAGGATAGGAGTTTGATATCGCTCCAAAGGCCTTAACTAATAATGAAGTTTATAAAAGATAATAAACACATTATTGTTGTctttagaaagaaaaaaaagggcCCGTGGAGAAAAATATTTCGAAAAAGAGGTCGGTattctttgatcttccatattggtATAGTCTTGATGTAAGAAATTGTTTTGACGCGATGCATGTGGAGAAAAATGTTTGTGATAGTTTGATTGAAATACTTCTCAACATTAAAGGCAAGAAAAAAGATACTAATAAATTTCGTGAAGATATGGTGGTAATGGGTATACGACAAGAGTTAACCCCAAAAGAAATAGGAAATATAACATATTTACCCCCAACTTGTCACACTCTatctaaaaaagaaaaaaaagttgTTGTGAATTTTTGCGGGGTATCAAAGTTACCAAAGGGTACTCATCAAATATGAAGAAACTTGTACCAATGCAAGATCTCAAATTAGTtggcttaaaatctcatgattgtcatgtcttTATGCAACAACTTCTACCAGTGGCTATCCATGACATTCTACCAAAACATTTAAGGATAACTATAATCAGTTTGTGTTTATCATTCAATTCTATATGTAGTAAAGTCATTTATCCTAGAAATTTAGACGAGTTAGAACACGAGATTGCAATTATCTTGTGTCAATTATAGATGTTCATATAGTAAAGAATATTAGAATTTGTGGTCTAGATTATTTACATTGGATGTATTCGGTAGAGCGATACATGAAGATCTTTAAAGGGTATACATAGAATCATCACCGTCCATAGGCTTCGATGTTGAACAGTACATCATAGAAGAAGCTATTAAGTTTTTTACAAACTATTTGTCAAAAGTGAACTCTATAGGAATTCCTGAGTCTCGTCATGATGGAAGATATGATGGTAGAGGTACTTAATGTTTAAATGTTAAGACTTTTGGTCGAGATGTAGTTCTTCAAACACATATGTATATATTGAATAACATGGATTAAGTTCAACCTTACTTGACCGCTCACAAAACTCTTATAaaagaaaaattccctcagatGAATGAAAGATGGTTGTTGGTAGAACATAACAAAACTTTCATAACTTGGTTTAATGAAAGTGTTTCTAAAGAGAGTGGTGCATCAAATACAATTAAATGGTTGTCACGTATGCCTATGTTTAATGTTATCACTTGAAGTGCATACAATATTACTAAATTTTCATTCTACACAAAATCAAAGGATGATCGTAGTACCATGCAAAATAGTGTGATTATGGTTGAAGAAGAATTCATGTACTTCTCTAGTTCCAAAGATAACAATCATGTACAAGCATCTAGGTCGTACTTTGGGGTCATTAAGGGGATTTTGGAGATTGATTTTGTTGTTTTAAAGTGCCTTTATTTAGTTCAAGTGGATTGAAAGTAACATTGGTGTAGAAATCAATGGATTATGATTCACACGAGTTGATCTTCGAAAGAAAACTTATAAGAATGAAGCATTCGTCATGGCAACCCAAGCAAAACAAGTTTTTTATGCCATTGATCCTTGTAACACCAGATGGTCAATTGTTCTTCATGGAAAATATCTTCCTAATAGTACTGATGAAAATTAAGATTTTAAGTATGAGCATTGTTGTTTCCCAACACATGTACGTCATTCATCTGGAAAAAAATGATTCAGATGATGTGCATGATATTCGTCGTGATCATAAAGAGGGGATATAGGAAAACTAGTAAGTATATATTTTTTATCACTTTGTAATTTATAATTATTCATTCTACTCATTTTTATTCCTTTTACTAAAgatttaatgttgttgttgattatccTAATTAATTTCAAATGTTGTTCAAATTATAGGTGCTTAACGACCAATGACAAATCTTAACATAAAACTTTTGGACAACCTACACGACTTTCCATTTTGGTTATTGCTTTTGGTGGTTAATCATTTGTTTTAGTTTTGTTGTAAAATCATAACGCATGTGTCATTTTTGCTTTGCATTTCGTGTAAACATTCAATATTTGGGATACAATGTTTCTGTTTGTGAAATTGGCAAAATGTACAAGTTTTAGTTTCAGAAATCTACAAAATATGGTTCTATATTATGTGATATGGTTTTGTAGGTAGACAAATTATActttttaaaaatgaaataaataataaatgTAATATTATAGATAATATTCCATTACTTGAAAGGATGTATTATGATGGATTTACAATAGACTTAAATTTAATAGGAAATAAAGAAATTTGGGACTATTTAGATTATgactaaaataataaaaataaattatagaaaattattttaaaaaataatagTGTAGCGTCATTTGGTATCAAAGCGCtaagatttaaaaaaaataaaatgagtAGTTTATAAAATTATAACACTTCAAATAAAATGTTAAAAAATAAATAGATTTAACGAAAATCGAATTATAGAGTTTAATGATCTAGTTAAAAGAACAAGAggtaaaaaaaaataaaaattatatgATAGATTGATTATTATTTATTAAGAGGTGATGATTTTGAAAAGAACAACAAAATACATATTAGAATAAGAAAACAAATTGGAATTTTACAAGGTAAAGTAAAAAgattaaataaatataaaaatatcTGTTTCTGAGATTTGCGAAGTTAAAATCCATCAATAAAAACTGTTTCTATTACAAGTTATTTTTGTAGTGGATGAAAGACATTGGCAAGAAGGCATTTGAAAAAAGAGGTAAACAAGAAAGGAAAAAGAGAAGAAACCACTATATTTTCAGATACAAGACTATACAAACACAACCTAAAAGTTGTTAGGGTCTTTTGAACattttaaaaaatgaataaaattcTTTTAGTAAGTTTTAAAAAGAGGGAGGGGGAAGGGAGTTTGGGTATCCCATATTCACATATTCATGCTAATTGATATTTCACTTTATCTCCTATTTTAAAAATTTCATCAACACCTTCTAGAACCCTTCCTTTTATCTACAACAataataattcataaaaaaaaatgaataaatagTGGCATCACATTGGTGGGGGATCAATTAGTGGGCCTCAGAATTTAATTGGTGGGGTCAATTTATATTTGTATAGTGTAATCAAATTTATATTTAAGGCATTGGCTTGCAGACATTTTTCTCATATCATAACAtctcttttcttttctttctttcatTATTAAACATTTAGTTTCTTGTCAAAAATGGTGCTAGCTGGTAAGCTTATTACAGAACTTGGTATCAAAACACCAGCTGACAAGTTCTTCAAACTGTTTGCATCAGAACTTCATGAAGTGCAAAACCTTTGTGAAAGAATTCATCATACCAAGATTCATCATGGTGAAGACTGGCATCACTCTGATTCCATTAAACACTGGACTTATGTCATAGGTAATTATATTTCTGATAACCAACTAATCATCttgttttatttgaattattGTTATATTTCTTGTAAATGAAACTAAAATTTAATGAGTTAAAGAACACTGAATGAATTATATACAGAAAGTTTAATGGAAATTTGTCTATCCAAATGAGAAGTTATTGTAATCGAGATTCAAAACATATATAGAGTTGGCTTGGAGGTTAAACATGTCTGAGATTAAGAAGCTTTGAAAACTCGGAATTGGACCCTAGCACAAGTAATTTGAGGGAGATTAATTCTATTGCCATTTTCGCAAAAGACCTTATTATATGTACCGACTCTACAAAGAAATTGTTAGCATCTAACAAAATTTGTATTTCTGATCCTAAAAGAATGACTCTTTATATTCTATGAAGTTAATATATATTAGTTTATTATTTAATAATActtattttttaatattatttattattttaattaaatttatttacttttattagtttgtttgtttcaattataattaatcattttcattttaaaatataatttttaatatattatatgttatatattatatcaaatatattacaatttagtattttttaaattgtAATAACAGTataaattaaaatcaaaatatttaaAATCGATCCAAATTAAATCATATAAAATTAGATGAGATATTTTCGGATTTTTTAACCCATTATTCAAATTTGAATTAGAGTGAATATATCGTTATATTAAATGTATTCCCATATTTCCATATAAGTATTTCTCGAGTTAGGTAATAAAAATATATGCAATCAATCGATATCCATAAATGGAATGTTGGGCTTTTTGAAAGCTCAGATGATTGTTATTAATTGGTTTTGACATGAGAACAGATGGGGAGGTACACACATGTAATGAAAGTATTGAAGAAGTAGATGATGACAACAAAAAGATCACATACAAGCTGTTTGGTGGAGATATTGACAAGTACACGGTTTTTAAGCTGATTCTAGAAGTGATTAATAAGGCTGATGGCACCGCTGCTGTTAAATGGACTATTGATTATGTGAAAATCAATGAAGATGTTGATACTCCAAATGGCTGGATGGATTACCTTAGCAAAAGCACTAGAGACATTGATGGTCATCTTCTCAAGGGAGAAAGAGTTGCACTATAAGTCATAAAGAGCATTGGTTTTGTGGATACACTTCTATATTGCATCTTTATAACTAGTGTGATGATTGCAATGCCATGCATGTATCATATATAAGCATGCATCATGTTTGCTTCTCTTCATGTTTTCTTTGTATGGAATAAATGTACTGGTGATGTATTGAAGATTGTGTTCATGTTTATGTAATAATGTTTCTGATTATAAAAGTTTGGTTTGCCAAATCTTCCTAAAATGATTTCTTCTTACCTAcaattaattttaaaaaaagaaGGTAGCTAGAGAAGTTCCTGGCATAATAGAGTTCATCTAATCCCTTCATTTAAATATATAATCATTTATTACAAATTTCTTATAAGCAAAAACCTAAAATACAACAAATATGTCTATATTCATgtatttaatatatatttttgatTATATAGTATGACAATGTGCATCTACCACACCACTCAgattttttttaatcatttttatcCTTTCATTTAGTTCAAACATTATCttgatggtgatgtatcctctCACTTGCACATTTTTGCTAGAGAAATAAAATATCAATTCCGGTAATGTTCGGAAGTTATTTGGATTTAATTTGAGTCTATCGAATGCATCCTAATAGAGGATATCTACATAACTATCCTGGTTGATTAGTACTTGCGTGATCTCCCAATCGTCATAGTGTATCCTTATGAACATGAGATCATTATCGTGAGATCTCCCAATCGTCATAGTGTATCCTTATGAACATGAGATCATTATCGTGAGGATGGATTTTGGCAGCGCACTACCACGTAATAAGTGATTTTATCTTGGTTGGAAAATAAGTTTTGGCCGGGGTAAAGAAGGGTATCCTGGAAAGTGCGTCATTTTTCCGCTCAATTGATATATCAACCGAAGGGAAAGTTATATTAGTCATGTGTTTGAACCCCAATTacatttttgtattttcaaaatTAGAAAGCACGCACCACTTTTTCTCTTGGTTGATTTTAATATTTGAGGTAAAATATATGTATTTATCTCGTTTGAAAGTTACAAAGGGGAAAacattatttttttaatattacATAATATTTATTTTGTGACAAAATTAATATAGATATGTTGTGACATAACCTATATTCACATGTTTTTAACAAGGgaacaaatatatatatatatatatatatatatatatatatatatatatatatatatatatatatatatatatatatatatatatatatatatatatatcttctTGTGTAAATGGTGTCACATTGTTAAACACTTATAGTTTGAACAAATTTTAGATTAGGttaacacaacaacaacaacatttaATTTTCAATCTCccaacaacaataacaatataAACATTTTACTAGCTAACAACACCAACAATAACAACATAAACATTTTACTAGctaacaacatcaacaataactTAACTAATTTAAATAAATTACATACATATTGATAAAGTAGTTACCTTAGCCTATGAATCCATAATGCCTTCAGAGACAATATATATCATATCTTTCATAACATAATATTCATACACATACACGTTTGGTTGTCTCTGCATCTACAAATAATGTGTATTTAACGATTAGTACACACAATGCACAAGTAATACattaacaaaaattaaaagaatgTCACAAATAAAACCACTTACTTTTTGAAAAATGAATTTTGACTTTTTATTTCTTTGACTATTACACATAAATTATATCGATTCATAGATCTACATGTTGAAAAAAATTAAACATAAATAAAAACTATCCAAAATAAAATGTTACATTTTACTATTACAAAGAATATCCCTTACACACTAGTAATTTCTTAATATAGTATAACGAGCATAGCATAATTACAAAAGTTTGATTGAGACAAATAATTATTAGTTTTCAATGACCACTTCATAAACATCCAGAATAATAAATAATggattttttttaatattaacTAAGAGAAAATACAAATCATATATACTTACTAATTTATAAACGATCCTATATAATAATCTATTTTTTCTTGGCTTAACTTATTTTGTATGCACGTTTACATATCATTTGATGAACTTTGAGAAAATTAAATATAGAATGGATTAGATTAtgcatctctctctctctctctctctctctctctctctctctctctctctatatatatatatatatatatatatatatatatatatatataaatataatatatatatatatatatatatatatatatatatatatatatatatagctaTCTCAAGGTCTTCATTTTTAGaagctaacactgagattgaaggcACTCTGATCGTGTGGACTGAGTACATGCGTGTGgactcatatatatatatatatatatatatatatatatatatatatatatatatatatatatatatatatatattatatatatatatatatatatatatatatatatatatatcttctTGTGTAAATGGTGTCACATTGTTAAACACTTATAGTTTGAACAAATTTTAGATTAGGttaacacaacaacaacaacatttaACTTTCAATCTCccaacaacaataacaatataAACATTTTACTAGCTAACAACACCAACAATAACAACATAAATATTTTACTAGctaacaacatcaacaataactTAACTAATTTAAAT includes:
- the LOC127075559 gene encoding MLP-like protein 34; amino-acid sequence: MVLAGKLITELGIKTPADKFFKLFASELHEVQNLCERIHHTKIHHGEDWHHSDSIKHWTYVIDGEVHTCNESIEEVDDDNKKITYKLFGGDIDKYTVFKLILEVINKADGTAAVKWTIDYVKINEDVDTPNGWMDYLSKSTRDIDGHLLKGERVAL